A single region of the Epinephelus moara isolate mb chromosome 16, YSFRI_EMoa_1.0, whole genome shotgun sequence genome encodes:
- the LOC126402564 gene encoding histone-lysine N-methyltransferase SUV39H1-like isoform X3, producing MAENLKADCSVPWKMSWDELEALCRRERLHCKELGVNRANINEYDVEFLCDYKKTKEEEFYLVKWRGFSESDNTWEPKRNLKCPKLMKQFHLDLDQELRRHKRRCTPKKLDKEVASFLVQKATVRQRLQRWEAHLNQTRNHPGRIFVINEVDLEGPPKNFTYINNYKVGPGIVLDEMAVGCECKNCLDEPINGCCPGASQHRMAYNDKGQVRIRPGQPIYECNSRCSCSPDCPNRVVQKGIQFDLCIFKTENGRGWGVRTLQHIKKNTFVMEYVGEIITTDEAERRGHVYDRQGSTYLFDLDYVEDVYTVDAAHQGNISHFVNHSLIQWTQKAPKWTPVLV from the exons ATGGCGGAAAATTTGAAAG CAGATTGCAGCGTGCCTTGGAAGATGTCCTGGGATGAACTGGAAGCCCTATGTCGCAGAGAGAGGCTGCACTGTAAAGAGCTTGGGGTGAACAGAGCCAACATCAATGAGTATGATGTGGAATTCCTCTGTGACTACAAGAAGACTAAG gaGGAGGAGTTCTACCTGGTAAAGTGGAGGGGCTTCTCAGAGTCTGATAACACCTGGGAACCCAAGAGGAACCTCAAATGCCCCAAActaatgaagcagtttcacctgGACCTGGATCAGGAGCTGAGGCGCCACAAGAGACGCTGCACGCCTAAAAAATTGGATAAGGAAGTTGCCTCATTCCTGGTTCAAAAAGCCACAGTCCGTCAGAGACTGCAACGCTGGGAGGCCCATCTGAACCAGACACGAAACCACCCAGGTCGCATTTTTGTCATAAACGAAGTGGACCTTGAGGGCCCTCCAAAAAATTTCACCTACATCAACAACTACAAAGTAGGCCCAGGTATCGTGTTAGATGAGATGGCTGTTGGCTGTGAGTGTAAGAACTGTTTAGATGAGCCAATAAATGGCtgctgccctggggcctcccaGCACCGCATGGCCTACAATGACAAGGGTCAGGTCCGGATCCGGCCGGGACAGCCCATATATGAGTGTAACTCCCGATGCAGCTGTAGCCCCGATTGTCCTAACAGAGTAGTGCAGAAGGGCATCCAGTTTGACCTGTGCATCTTTAAGACAGAGAATGGCCGAGGATGGGGTGTCCGCACGCTGCAGCACATCAAGAAGAACACATTCGTCATGGAGTACGTGGGAGAG ATCATCACAACAGATGAAGCGGAGAGGAGAGGTCATGTATACGACCGCCAAGGCTCTACCTACCTGTTTGACCTGGACTATGTGGAGGATGTTTATACAGTGGATGCTGCTCACCAAGGCAACATCTCCCACTTTGTCAACCACAGC